In Streptomyces sp. NBC_00433, a single genomic region encodes these proteins:
- a CDS encoding class I SAM-dependent methyltransferase — protein MTDALAAFEAAKGFMPADEGLALHEAAQKAAAGLGLPLLEVGTYCGRSTILLADAARQAGTVVVTVDHHRGSEEQQPGWEYHDPSLVDPHTGLIDTVPHFRRTLHAAGLEEHVVAVVGRSPQVAALWTRPFSLVFIDGGHTDEHATADYEGWAPRVAEGGLLAIHDVFADPADGGQAPYRVYRRALESGAFVREAETRSLQLLRRVTGSVVR, from the coding sequence ATGACTGACGCGCTCGCGGCGTTCGAGGCCGCCAAGGGGTTCATGCCCGCCGACGAGGGCCTGGCGCTCCACGAGGCGGCGCAGAAGGCCGCCGCCGGCCTGGGGCTGCCACTGCTCGAAGTCGGCACCTACTGCGGGCGGTCCACGATCCTGCTGGCGGACGCGGCCCGGCAGGCGGGCACGGTCGTGGTGACCGTGGACCACCACAGGGGCAGCGAGGAGCAGCAGCCCGGCTGGGAATACCACGACCCGTCGCTGGTCGACCCGCACACCGGCCTGATCGACACCGTGCCGCACTTCCGCCGCACCCTGCACGCGGCCGGACTCGAAGAGCACGTGGTCGCCGTGGTGGGGCGGTCGCCGCAGGTGGCGGCGCTGTGGACGCGGCCCTTCAGCCTGGTCTTCATCGACGGCGGGCACACCGACGAGCACGCGACGGCCGACTACGAGGGCTGGGCGCCCCGGGTCGCCGAGGGCGGGCTGCTGGCGATCCACGACGTCTTCGCCGACCCCGCCGACGGCGGCCAGGCGCCTTACCGCGTCTACCGCCGCGCGCTGGAGTCCGGCGCCTTCGTCCGGGAAGCGGAGACCCGCTCCCTCCAGCTGTTGCGGAGAGTGACCGGCAGCGTCGTACGGTAG
- a CDS encoding MFS transporter, which yields MLLAVCAGQFLVVLDVSVVNVALPSMRGALGFGETGQQWVVNGYALAFAGFLLLGGRAADLFGRKRTFLTGLALFTAASLAGGLAQSPSMLITARVMQGLGSAVLAPTTLSILTTSFPEGPERTRAIGTWTAVGAGGGAAGGLVGGLLTDLLSWRWVLLVNVPIGALVLVGAALWLTESRGATVRRLDVPGAVLVTGGVAAIAFGIAQTESHGWTSAVSLGPLIGGLAILALFTAVEARTAQPLIPLRLFSIRSVSSANTVLFTAGAATFATWYFLSLYMQQVLHYSPIRTGLSFLPHTVAIIIGSKLAPRLMGRFDARLIAAAGGVVAVAGALWQSRITADGTFLGIILGPGILTMLGAGMLLTPVSAVAMSGVGRGDQGLVSGLLNTSRQLGGALGLTILATAAASRISTRASGGADSAHALSAGYGLAFLIGAAFIAAGTCLVVLLPKPVPRAR from the coding sequence GTGCTGCTCGCGGTCTGTGCGGGACAGTTCCTCGTCGTGCTCGACGTGTCCGTCGTCAATGTCGCGCTGCCGTCGATGCGCGGCGCCCTCGGCTTCGGCGAGACCGGCCAGCAGTGGGTGGTCAACGGTTACGCGCTCGCCTTCGCGGGCTTCCTGCTCCTCGGCGGCCGGGCCGCCGACCTCTTCGGACGCAAGCGCACCTTCCTCACCGGCCTCGCGCTCTTCACCGCCGCCAGCCTGGCCGGCGGCCTCGCCCAGAGCCCCTCGATGCTGATCACCGCCCGCGTGATGCAGGGCCTCGGCTCGGCGGTGCTCGCCCCGACCACGCTGTCCATCCTCACCACCTCCTTCCCCGAGGGCCCCGAGCGGACCCGGGCCATCGGCACCTGGACCGCGGTCGGCGCCGGCGGCGGCGCGGCCGGCGGCCTGGTCGGCGGGCTGCTCACCGACCTGCTGTCCTGGCGCTGGGTGCTGCTGGTCAACGTGCCCATCGGCGCGCTGGTCCTGGTCGGCGCGGCCCTGTGGCTGACCGAGAGCCGGGGCGCCACCGTCCGCCGGCTCGACGTCCCGGGCGCGGTCCTGGTCACCGGCGGCGTCGCCGCCATCGCCTTCGGCATCGCGCAGACCGAGTCGCACGGCTGGACCTCGGCGGTGTCGCTCGGCCCGCTGATCGGCGGGCTCGCGATCCTCGCGCTGTTCACCGCGGTCGAGGCGCGTACCGCCCAACCGCTCATCCCCTTGCGGCTGTTCAGCATCCGCTCGGTGTCCTCGGCCAACACGGTGCTCTTCACAGCGGGCGCCGCGACCTTCGCCACCTGGTATTTCCTGTCCCTCTACATGCAACAGGTGCTGCACTACAGCCCGATACGCACCGGCCTGTCCTTCCTCCCGCACACCGTCGCGATCATCATCGGCTCCAAGCTCGCCCCGCGGCTGATGGGCCGCTTCGACGCCCGGCTGATCGCCGCGGCCGGCGGCGTGGTCGCGGTCGCGGGCGCGCTGTGGCAGAGCAGGATCACCGCGGACGGCACCTTCCTCGGCATCATCCTCGGCCCCGGCATCCTGACCATGCTCGGCGCGGGCATGCTGCTCACCCCGGTCTCCGCCGTGGCCATGTCGGGCGTCGGCCGCGGCGACCAGGGCCTGGTCTCCGGCCTGCTCAACACCTCACGCCAGCTCGGCGGCGCGCTGGGCCTGACCATCCTCGCGACGGCGGCCGCGTCCCGTATCTCCACCCGCGCCTCGGGCGGCGCCGACTCCGCCCACGCCCTGTCCGCCGGCTACGGCCTGGCCTTCCTGATCGGCGCGGCCTTCATCGCGGCCGGTACGTGCCTGGTGGTGCTGCTGCCGAAGCCGGTGCCGCGGGCGCGGTGA
- a CDS encoding response regulator transcription factor: protein MTDQDKPVRVLLAEDQGMMRGALALLLDLEDDMEVVAQVAAGDRIVEEALAARPDVALLDIELPGRSGLDAAAELRRLLPECQVLILTTFGRPGYLRRAMEAGAAGFLVKDGPVEELAGAIRRVLRGERVIDPALAAAALSTGPSPLTPREQDVLNAAADGATVADIAGRLFLSESTVRNYLSAAIGKTGTRNRMEALRTARQNGWL from the coding sequence GTGACGGACCAGGACAAGCCCGTGCGGGTGCTGCTCGCCGAGGATCAGGGCATGATGCGCGGGGCGTTGGCGCTCCTGTTGGACCTGGAGGACGACATGGAGGTCGTCGCCCAGGTCGCGGCAGGGGATCGGATCGTCGAGGAGGCGCTGGCCGCACGGCCCGATGTGGCGCTGCTCGACATCGAACTGCCGGGGCGCAGCGGGCTGGACGCGGCCGCGGAACTGCGGCGGCTGCTGCCGGAGTGCCAGGTGCTGATCCTCACGACCTTCGGGCGGCCGGGGTATCTGCGGCGGGCGATGGAGGCGGGGGCGGCCGGTTTCCTGGTGAAGGACGGGCCGGTGGAGGAGCTGGCCGGGGCGATCCGGCGGGTGCTGCGGGGCGAGCGGGTCATCGACCCCGCGCTGGCCGCCGCGGCGCTCAGCACGGGCCCGAGCCCGCTGACCCCGCGGGAGCAGGACGTGCTGAACGCGGCGGCGGACGGCGCCACCGTCGCCGACATCGCGGGGCGGCTCTTCCTGTCGGAGTCGACGGTACGCAACTACCTGTCGGCCGCGATCGGCAAGACCGGCACCCGCAACCGCATGGAGGCGCTGCGCACCGCCCGGCAGAACGGCTGGCTCTGA
- the hemC gene encoding hydroxymethylbilane synthase — protein MTQYLVGSRASNLAKAQVREYLRPLRERFPDVTFTHRVILEGGDRDRKSPVSAVSPVSGGSAFSTEQEAALSRGDVDVVVHSLKDLPTSNPAGLMLMPPPGREDVADALCGSTLAGLRKGARVGTGAARRAAQLLAVRPDLQVVPIRGNVPPRLKKIETEGLDAVVLAAAGLRRLGLDDAIGEILPLDLFPPSPGQGALGIQVRTDNSAVREILATAGDPSADAQVRAERAFLAELHGGCSVPVGAYAEPLPDGLLRLTGQVTSLDGTRRVSAHRTGPAAEPEKLGTALAAELIAQGAQVILDAVRAAAAG, from the coding sequence GTGACCCAATACCTCGTCGGCTCCCGGGCCAGCAATCTCGCGAAAGCGCAGGTAAGGGAATATCTGCGGCCCTTGCGCGAGCGTTTCCCCGACGTCACCTTCACCCACCGGGTGATCCTGGAAGGCGGCGACAGGGACCGTAAGTCACCGGTCTCCGCGGTGTCGCCGGTGAGCGGCGGCTCCGCCTTCAGCACGGAGCAGGAGGCGGCGCTGTCGCGCGGTGACGTGGACGTGGTCGTCCACTCGCTCAAGGACCTCCCCACGTCGAATCCGGCAGGCCTCATGCTGATGCCGCCTCCCGGCAGGGAGGACGTCGCCGACGCGCTGTGCGGCTCGACGCTCGCCGGACTGCGCAAGGGGGCGAGGGTCGGCACGGGCGCCGCGCGCCGGGCGGCCCAACTCCTCGCGGTACGCCCCGACCTCCAGGTCGTCCCGATTCGCGGCAATGTCCCGCCCCGCCTGAAGAAGATCGAGACGGAGGGCCTGGACGCGGTCGTCCTCGCGGCGGCGGGCCTTCGCCGGCTCGGCCTCGACGACGCCATCGGCGAGATCCTCCCCCTCGACCTCTTCCCGCCGAGCCCCGGCCAGGGCGCCCTGGGAATCCAGGTCCGCACCGACAACTCCGCGGTACGTGAGATCCTCGCCACCGCGGGCGACCCGTCGGCCGACGCCCAGGTCCGCGCCGAGCGCGCCTTCCTGGCCGAACTCCACGGCGGCTGCAGCGTCCCCGTCGGCGCCTACGCCGAGCCCCTCCCCGACGGCCTCCTCCGCCTGACCGGCCAGGTGACCTCCCTCGACGGCACGCGACGCGTCTCGGCCCACCGCACCGGCCCGGCGGCCGAGCCGGAGAAGCTCGGCACCGCCCTGGCCGCGGAGCTGATCGCCCAGGGCGCCCAGGTGATCCTCGACGCCGTACGGGCCGCGGCGGCGGGCTGA
- a CDS encoding ATP-binding protein, with the protein MAETFVGRRQELALLRKRLDRVADSGAGTAVALRGRRQVGKSRLVQEFCDRVEVPYLFFTATKGASPVEAVSAFYAELRESGLPTDPELVPSGGSGSWPDAFRVLASVLPDRPSVVVVDELPWLAEQDDLFDGALQTAWDRLLARRPVLLLLLGSDLHMMERLTAYDRPFHGRADTMILGPLNPAETGRALGLEAADAIDAHLVSGGLPGILRVWPHGTPATAFIEDECADPASPLFGVPEAALMAEFPAPDQARRVLEAVGSGDRTHANIAAAAGGREGSLASGALSPLLHRLVAEKRVLAADLPLSTTPGKPALYRVADSSLRLYLAALRSAQEQARRGRSDSAYDVVRRRWSTWRGRAVEPLVRESLELAGTAGDLPWPDTEAVGGWWNRRFDPEVDLVGADRGPVAGAVHFAGSIKWLDSAFDARDLAALTRAAPRIPGFDPGSTGLVVASRSGADLPPGAVDVVWSPADVLAAWPAG; encoded by the coding sequence GTGGCTGAGACGTTCGTCGGTCGGCGGCAGGAGCTGGCCCTGCTGCGCAAGCGGCTCGACCGGGTCGCGGACTCGGGGGCCGGGACGGCTGTCGCGCTGCGCGGGCGGCGGCAGGTGGGGAAGTCGCGGCTCGTGCAGGAATTCTGCGACCGCGTCGAAGTGCCGTACCTCTTCTTCACCGCCACCAAGGGCGCCTCGCCGGTGGAGGCGGTGAGCGCCTTCTACGCGGAGCTGCGGGAGTCGGGGCTGCCCACCGACCCCGAGCTGGTGCCGAGCGGCGGGTCGGGCAGCTGGCCCGACGCCTTCCGGGTGCTGGCCTCCGTACTGCCCGACCGGCCGTCCGTCGTGGTCGTCGACGAGCTGCCGTGGCTCGCCGAGCAGGACGACCTCTTCGACGGTGCGCTGCAGACCGCGTGGGACCGGCTGCTGGCCAGGCGGCCGGTCCTGCTGCTGCTCCTCGGCAGCGACCTGCACATGATGGAGCGCCTCACCGCGTACGACCGGCCCTTCCACGGCAGGGCCGACACCATGATCCTCGGGCCGCTCAATCCCGCCGAGACCGGCCGGGCGCTCGGGCTGGAGGCGGCCGACGCCATCGACGCGCACCTGGTGTCCGGCGGCCTGCCCGGCATCCTGCGGGTGTGGCCGCACGGCACACCCGCGACGGCCTTCATCGAGGACGAGTGCGCCGACCCGGCGTCACCGCTCTTCGGAGTGCCCGAGGCCGCGCTGATGGCCGAATTCCCCGCGCCCGACCAGGCCCGCCGGGTCCTGGAGGCGGTCGGCAGCGGCGACCGTACGCACGCCAACATCGCCGCCGCGGCAGGCGGCCGGGAGGGTTCCCTTGCCTCGGGGGCGCTGTCGCCGCTGCTGCACCGCCTGGTCGCCGAGAAGCGGGTGCTCGCCGCGGACCTCCCGCTGTCCACCACTCCGGGGAAGCCCGCGCTCTACCGCGTGGCGGACAGCAGCCTGCGCCTCTACCTGGCCGCGCTGCGCTCCGCGCAGGAGCAGGCCCGCCGGGGCAGGTCGGACTCCGCCTACGACGTGGTGCGGCGGCGCTGGTCGACCTGGCGCGGACGGGCGGTCGAGCCGCTGGTCAGGGAGTCCCTGGAGCTGGCCGGAACAGCGGGGGACCTGCCGTGGCCGGACACCGAGGCAGTCGGCGGGTGGTGGAACCGCCGCTTCGACCCGGAGGTCGACCTCGTCGGCGCCGACCGAGGGCCCGTCGCGGGCGCCGTGCACTTCGCCGGTTCGATCAAGTGGCTGGACTCCGCCTTCGACGCCCGCGACCTCGCCGCACTCACCCGCGCCGCCCCGCGGATCCCCGGCTTCGACCCGGGAAGCACCGGCCTGGTGGTCGCCTCCCGCTCCGGCGCCGACCTGCCCCCGGGGGCGGTGGACGTGGTCTGGTCCCCGGCCGACGTCCTGGCCGCCTGGCCTGCGGGCTAG
- a CDS encoding ASCH domain-containing protein, whose amino-acid sequence MASDAGLDPDTLPKAQFGFPGPLRDQLVAAVLDGSKTSTTGVVADYEHEGEALPEVGERAVVVDSDGRGVGVIEVTEVRVVPLREVDLAHAVDEGEGYESVAAWRRGHEDFWHGPEMRAALDDPGFTVGDDTPLVLERFRLVADLRG is encoded by the coding sequence ATGGCGTCAGACGCGGGGCTCGACCCCGACACGTTGCCCAAGGCCCAGTTCGGCTTCCCCGGGCCGCTGCGGGACCAGCTGGTCGCGGCGGTGCTGGACGGGAGCAAGACGTCCACCACCGGGGTCGTCGCCGACTACGAGCACGAGGGGGAGGCGCTGCCCGAGGTGGGGGAGCGGGCGGTCGTGGTGGATTCGGACGGGCGCGGGGTGGGCGTCATCGAGGTCACCGAGGTGCGGGTGGTGCCGCTGCGGGAGGTGGACCTCGCGCACGCCGTGGACGAGGGGGAGGGCTACGAGAGCGTCGCAGCCTGGCGGCGCGGGCACGAGGATTTCTGGCACGGGCCCGAGATGCGGGCCGCGCTGGACGACCCGGGATTCACCGTCGGCGACGACACCCCGCTGGTGCTCGAGCGCTTCCGGCTGGTCGCCGACCTCCGCGGCTGA
- a CDS encoding sensor histidine kinase: protein MATKDHPAAERCRAGRQWWTRGPAEFEREIEHLKAPDGGALIPWLLMVIGPATDIVKGEVPMPWLAASGLVAFCVLYISTIRSAFDARLRTGPLPYQLLWALAAVTLSLAIGYGDNFMLLFVLVSLCAGSVSSSRRGLGVMLMLLSASAGTVSGLHHEGFWSTASLSYGTFLSGLVVSVIITLFHAVDQLKATRQELARNAVAEERLRFSRDLHDLLGHTLSVVVVKAEAARRLAPRDLDAALTQVGDIESVGRQALTEIREAVTGYREGSLSTELDRARSALTASDIEVVLQESGPPLPPQTEALLGWVVREGVTNVVRHSGATRTDIELHTADGLARLTITDNGHGPLSAAGEGATLQATRTGTGLRGLTERLAAAGGSLTSGASPGGGFRVAAVLPLGEDA from the coding sequence GCGCGCTGATCCCGTGGCTGCTGATGGTGATCGGCCCGGCCACGGACATCGTCAAGGGCGAGGTGCCGATGCCGTGGCTGGCCGCGTCCGGCCTGGTCGCCTTCTGCGTGCTCTACATATCGACGATCAGGTCCGCCTTCGACGCGCGGCTGCGGACCGGCCCGCTGCCCTACCAGCTGCTGTGGGCGCTCGCGGCCGTCACACTGTCGCTGGCGATCGGCTACGGCGACAACTTCATGCTGCTGTTCGTGCTGGTGTCGCTGTGCGCGGGCAGCGTGTCGAGCAGCCGCCGCGGGCTCGGCGTGATGCTTATGCTGCTCAGCGCCAGTGCCGGGACCGTGTCGGGGCTGCACCACGAGGGCTTCTGGAGCACGGCGAGCCTGTCGTACGGCACGTTCCTGTCCGGCCTGGTCGTCTCGGTGATCATCACCCTCTTCCACGCGGTGGACCAGCTCAAGGCGACCCGGCAGGAGCTGGCGCGCAATGCCGTCGCCGAGGAGCGGCTGCGCTTCTCCCGCGACCTGCACGACCTGCTGGGCCACACGCTGTCGGTGGTCGTGGTGAAGGCCGAGGCCGCGCGGCGGTTGGCGCCGCGCGACCTGGACGCGGCGCTGACGCAGGTCGGCGACATCGAGTCGGTCGGCCGCCAGGCGCTCACCGAGATCCGTGAGGCCGTCACCGGCTACCGCGAGGGCAGCCTGTCCACCGAGCTGGACCGGGCGCGCTCGGCGCTGACCGCCTCCGACATCGAGGTCGTCCTCCAGGAGTCGGGCCCGCCGCTGCCGCCGCAGACCGAGGCGCTGCTGGGCTGGGTGGTGCGCGAGGGCGTCACCAACGTCGTACGCCACAGCGGCGCGACCCGGACCGATATCGAACTGCACACGGCCGACGGCCTGGCCCGCCTGACGATCACCGACAACGGCCACGGCCCGCTGTCCGCCGCCGGTGAGGGAGCCACGCTCCAGGCCACCCGCACCGGCACCGGGCTGCGCGGCCTGACCGAACGCCTCGCCGCCGCGGGCGGCTCCCTGACCTCGGGCGCCTCCCCCGGCGGCGGCTTCCGGGTCGCGGCGGTGCTGCCGCTGGGCGAGGACGCCTGA